From Stegostoma tigrinum isolate sSteTig4 chromosome 4, sSteTig4.hap1, whole genome shotgun sequence, a single genomic window includes:
- the slc2a12 gene encoding solute carrier family 2, facilitated glucose transporter member 12 isoform X8 yields MKQDITMKTQTETEQENDSTSNANQNNFQYSILHKTTTKKGPIGLILIVASIIASVSGLIFGYELANISGALLQLSTEFHLTCEKQEIIVSAIIMGGIVGSLAGGYIIDRWERRIAVVVTSCSYVLGAVILSASTSYAMLIGGRIIVGIATTSGVTAACIYISEIAPSDRRGMLVSLTEFMTVIGVLFAYVFNYAFSHTSNGWRYMFAIAIPPAALQVISIFFLPPSPRSMVKKGNEEKASLVLKKIRSYSTVDDELANIKSSLSNESNCKFVDLFRSNNLRMRLCIGLGLVTFLQATGQPNVLFYASTILRSVGFASDSTATLASVSFGLVKVLGTILVMLLIDKVGRKTFLCIGSTIIMISLIILALLIHKIPMQFTDICNYPNHTNHWQDNITSSMHGQHSAAVTVFPSRINFSSSATKQDNMTIIQNVYSSPFMGSPETDGHRNEPISPALKWLCLCFLLVYVAAYSTSFGPGTTELQFAVQLST; encoded by the exons CAAGACATAACAATGAAAACCCAGACAGAAACCGAACAAGAAAATGATTCAACGTCAAATGCGAATCAAAACAATTTTCAATATTCTATCCTGCACAAAACAACAACTAAAAAAG GACCTATTGGCCTAATTCTCATTGTTGCATCTATAATTGCTTCTGTCAGTGGACTAATCTTTGGTTATGAACTGGCAAACATTTCTGGAGCTCTTCTACAGCTGAGCACGGAATTCCATCTCACCTGTGAGAAACAAGAAATAATTGTAAGTGCAATCATTATGGGAGGCATAGTGGGTTCGCTTGCTGGTGGTTACATCATTGATCGATGGGAAAGACGGATCGCAGTCGTTGTAACATCTTGCAGTTACGTATTGGGAGCTGTCATTCTATCAGCATCTACCTCCTATGCAATGCTAATTGGAGGACGCATCATCGTGGGAATTGCTACAACTTCAGGTGTAACTGCCGCATGTATATACATATCAGAGATTGCACCATCAGACAGAAGAGGCATGTTGGTATCGCTGACTGAATTCATGACTGTTATTGGTGTTCTGTTTGCCTATGTTTTTAATTATGCTTTCTCCCACACTTCAAATGGATGGCGGTATATGTTTGCAATTGCTATTCCACCTGCGGCACTGCAAGTTATTAGCATATTCTTCCTTCCCCCAAGTCCTCGGTCTATGGttaagaaaggaaatgaagaaaaagcAAGCCTTGTCCTGAAAAAGATCAGATCATATTCCACTGTTGATGATGAACTTGCAAACATCAAATCTTccctgagcaatgaaagcaattgTAAGTTTGTAGATCTATTTAGGTCAAACAACCTGAGAATGCGACTCTGTATAGGACTTGGTTTGGTCACATTTTTGCAAGCTACAGGTCaaccaaatgttttattttatgccTCTACTATTTTAAGATCTGTTGGCTTTGCAAGTGATTCAACAGCAACATTGGCTTCAGTTAGTTTTGGGCTAGTGAAAGTGCTTGGCACAATTTTGGTAATGTTGCTCATTGACAAAGTAGGGCGTAAAACATTTCTTTGCATAGGAAGTACCATTATTATGATATCATTGATTATATTAGCATTACTGATCCATAAAATCCCAATGCAGTTCACAGATATCTGCAATTATCCCAATCACACTAATCACTGGCAAGATAATATCACATCTTCAATGCATGGACAACATTCAGCAGCTGTTACTGTTTTTCCTTCAAGAATAAACTTTAGTTCATCAGCAACAAAACAAGACAATATGACAATTATACAAAATGTATACTCCTCGCCATTTATGGGAAGCCCTGAGACAGATGGACATAGGAATGAACCAATTTCTCCGGCGTTAAAGTGGCTTTGTCTCTGTTTCCTGCTTGTATACGTTGCTGCCTATTCTACAAGTTTTGGACCAG
- the slc2a12 gene encoding solute carrier family 2, facilitated glucose transporter member 12 isoform X9, whose translation MKQDITMKTQTETEQENDSTSNANQNNFQYSILHKTTTKKGPIGLILIVASIIASVSGLIFGYELANISGALLQLSTEFHLTCEKQEIIVSAIIMGGIVGSLAGGYIIDRWERRIAVVVTSCSYVLGAVILSASTSYAMLIGGRIIVGIATTSGVTAACIYISEIAPSDRRGMLVSLTEFMTVIGVLFAYVFNYAFSHTSNGWRYMFAIAIPPAALQVISIFFLPPSPRSMVKKGNEEKASLVLKKIRSYSTVDDELANIKSSLSNESNCKFVDLFRSNNLRMRLCIGLGLVTFLQATGQPNVLFYASTILRSVGFASDSTATLASVSFGLVKVLGTILVMLLIDKVGRKTFLCIGSTIIMISLIILALLIHKIPMQFTDICNYPNHTNHWQDNITSSMHGQHSAAVTVFPSRINFSSSATKQDNMTIIQNVYSSPFMGSPETDGHRNEPISPALKWLCLCFLLVYVAAYSTSFGPDAICTARDDGHAT comes from the exons CAAGACATAACAATGAAAACCCAGACAGAAACCGAACAAGAAAATGATTCAACGTCAAATGCGAATCAAAACAATTTTCAATATTCTATCCTGCACAAAACAACAACTAAAAAAG GACCTATTGGCCTAATTCTCATTGTTGCATCTATAATTGCTTCTGTCAGTGGACTAATCTTTGGTTATGAACTGGCAAACATTTCTGGAGCTCTTCTACAGCTGAGCACGGAATTCCATCTCACCTGTGAGAAACAAGAAATAATTGTAAGTGCAATCATTATGGGAGGCATAGTGGGTTCGCTTGCTGGTGGTTACATCATTGATCGATGGGAAAGACGGATCGCAGTCGTTGTAACATCTTGCAGTTACGTATTGGGAGCTGTCATTCTATCAGCATCTACCTCCTATGCAATGCTAATTGGAGGACGCATCATCGTGGGAATTGCTACAACTTCAGGTGTAACTGCCGCATGTATATACATATCAGAGATTGCACCATCAGACAGAAGAGGCATGTTGGTATCGCTGACTGAATTCATGACTGTTATTGGTGTTCTGTTTGCCTATGTTTTTAATTATGCTTTCTCCCACACTTCAAATGGATGGCGGTATATGTTTGCAATTGCTATTCCACCTGCGGCACTGCAAGTTATTAGCATATTCTTCCTTCCCCCAAGTCCTCGGTCTATGGttaagaaaggaaatgaagaaaaagcAAGCCTTGTCCTGAAAAAGATCAGATCATATTCCACTGTTGATGATGAACTTGCAAACATCAAATCTTccctgagcaatgaaagcaattgTAAGTTTGTAGATCTATTTAGGTCAAACAACCTGAGAATGCGACTCTGTATAGGACTTGGTTTGGTCACATTTTTGCAAGCTACAGGTCaaccaaatgttttattttatgccTCTACTATTTTAAGATCTGTTGGCTTTGCAAGTGATTCAACAGCAACATTGGCTTCAGTTAGTTTTGGGCTAGTGAAAGTGCTTGGCACAATTTTGGTAATGTTGCTCATTGACAAAGTAGGGCGTAAAACATTTCTTTGCATAGGAAGTACCATTATTATGATATCATTGATTATATTAGCATTACTGATCCATAAAATCCCAATGCAGTTCACAGATATCTGCAATTATCCCAATCACACTAATCACTGGCAAGATAATATCACATCTTCAATGCATGGACAACATTCAGCAGCTGTTACTGTTTTTCCTTCAAGAATAAACTTTAGTTCATCAGCAACAAAACAAGACAATATGACAATTATACAAAATGTATACTCCTCGCCATTTATGGGAAGCCCTGAGACAGATGGACATAGGAATGAACCAATTTCTCCGGCGTTAAAGTGGCTTTGTCTCTGTTTCCTGCTTGTATACGTTGCTGCCTATTCTACAAGTTTTGGACCAG
- the slc2a12 gene encoding solute carrier family 2, facilitated glucose transporter member 12 isoform X7: MKQDITMKTQTETEQENDSTSNANQNNFQYSILHKTTTKKGPIGLILIVASIIASVSGLIFGYELANISGALLQLSTEFHLTCEKQEIIVSAIIMGGIVGSLAGGYIIDRWERRIAVVVTSCSYVLGAVILSASTSYAMLIGGRIIVGIATTSGVTAACIYISEIAPSDRRGMLVSLTEFMTVIGVLFAYVFNYAFSHTSNGWRYMFAIAIPPAALQVISIFFLPPSPRSMVKKGNEEKASLVLKKIRSYSTVDDELANIKSSLSNESNCKFVDLFRSNNLRMRLCIGLGLVTFLQATGQPNVLFYASTILRSVGFASDSTATLASVSFGLVKVLGTILVMLLIDKVGRKTFLCIGSTIIMISLIILALLIHKIPMQFTDICNYPNHTNHWQDNITSSMHGQHSAAVTVFPSRINFSSSATKQDNMTIIQNVYSSPFMGSPETDGHRNEPISPALKWLCLCFLLVYVAAYSTSFGPVIWVLLSEIFPIGIKGRAVALIGCMNWALSLLIALTFLSATGIYIDKVFV, translated from the exons CAAGACATAACAATGAAAACCCAGACAGAAACCGAACAAGAAAATGATTCAACGTCAAATGCGAATCAAAACAATTTTCAATATTCTATCCTGCACAAAACAACAACTAAAAAAG GACCTATTGGCCTAATTCTCATTGTTGCATCTATAATTGCTTCTGTCAGTGGACTAATCTTTGGTTATGAACTGGCAAACATTTCTGGAGCTCTTCTACAGCTGAGCACGGAATTCCATCTCACCTGTGAGAAACAAGAAATAATTGTAAGTGCAATCATTATGGGAGGCATAGTGGGTTCGCTTGCTGGTGGTTACATCATTGATCGATGGGAAAGACGGATCGCAGTCGTTGTAACATCTTGCAGTTACGTATTGGGAGCTGTCATTCTATCAGCATCTACCTCCTATGCAATGCTAATTGGAGGACGCATCATCGTGGGAATTGCTACAACTTCAGGTGTAACTGCCGCATGTATATACATATCAGAGATTGCACCATCAGACAGAAGAGGCATGTTGGTATCGCTGACTGAATTCATGACTGTTATTGGTGTTCTGTTTGCCTATGTTTTTAATTATGCTTTCTCCCACACTTCAAATGGATGGCGGTATATGTTTGCAATTGCTATTCCACCTGCGGCACTGCAAGTTATTAGCATATTCTTCCTTCCCCCAAGTCCTCGGTCTATGGttaagaaaggaaatgaagaaaaagcAAGCCTTGTCCTGAAAAAGATCAGATCATATTCCACTGTTGATGATGAACTTGCAAACATCAAATCTTccctgagcaatgaaagcaattgTAAGTTTGTAGATCTATTTAGGTCAAACAACCTGAGAATGCGACTCTGTATAGGACTTGGTTTGGTCACATTTTTGCAAGCTACAGGTCaaccaaatgttttattttatgccTCTACTATTTTAAGATCTGTTGGCTTTGCAAGTGATTCAACAGCAACATTGGCTTCAGTTAGTTTTGGGCTAGTGAAAGTGCTTGGCACAATTTTGGTAATGTTGCTCATTGACAAAGTAGGGCGTAAAACATTTCTTTGCATAGGAAGTACCATTATTATGATATCATTGATTATATTAGCATTACTGATCCATAAAATCCCAATGCAGTTCACAGATATCTGCAATTATCCCAATCACACTAATCACTGGCAAGATAATATCACATCTTCAATGCATGGACAACATTCAGCAGCTGTTACTGTTTTTCCTTCAAGAATAAACTTTAGTTCATCAGCAACAAAACAAGACAATATGACAATTATACAAAATGTATACTCCTCGCCATTTATGGGAAGCCCTGAGACAGATGGACATAGGAATGAACCAATTTCTCCGGCGTTAAAGTGGCTTTGTCTCTGTTTCCTGCTTGTATACGTTGCTGCCTATTCTACAAGTTTTGGACCAG